One genomic region from Xenopus laevis strain J_2021 chromosome 2L, Xenopus_laevis_v10.1, whole genome shotgun sequence encodes:
- the itgae.L gene encoding integrin alpha-E isoform X1 encodes MRTGIQILAFIFIITIVAVSCFNIDTAEVLSFKKNEKSHFGLKVKQYSAGSERGVYVTSPLEETEGRKAGGVFKCPIDFNNKIKCTQIDLDPGEGQLPGTAYPIVTLAQNMDTMVACQQRKGRQHRSTTEELNGVCFLFEKGSHTQTFTNITKNAQMSLLEKNTNNNNNVGRVEPLINDIIYAKSPKSALGNANNNNNNNNLQDDGDTGTEIAIVLDGSGSISKEDFQKAKDFISNMITMFWEKCLECQFAVVQYGDIIQTEFDIQESRNGRSILQKVKDIQQVGNVTKTASALLHVLDSIFTEEHGSVETATKIILVLTDGDIFWDPVDINDVMNKPQMTNIERFVIGVGEAFEKDKALKTLKTIASQGEEHLLTVDDYSKLQGLLTSLQQKIIGIEGTKGDALEFELAEAGFSAHLKTKESMILGAVGAFDWSGGLMLYQINAQPHKIIFLNETKEKASEASYSYLGYSVTTAERKHTSLYISGAPRHSNVGKVLIFEKDIRTYRLSQELKGEQIGSYFGSELCSVDIDFDNYTDLLMVGAPFYHIKGEEGRVYVYRLNDEGHHKLFDTLEQPQYPFARFGYSIANIGDISGDGYKDIAIGAPLEGHLENPDSFGSVYIYNGESNGIRTTPSQRIRASTIKKAPRYCPYFGLSIDGGLDLTNDEYPDIAVGSLGSLIILRSRLVVQLKASVDLTPKIIPVINTNTSLTARLCFTITPFKQKEFVKSHLYYAVDLDVEMKQKRIEFRKGDSGKGKLFLVNDNCSDHVLTVLPCTDCFTSIKIKVSYTLDSDLNRDLPAPILDVYDHAHNHTYFEIPYEKDCNNKPVCIPNLKLTTKLSGNELIVGYTRDLIMTFSLVNFGDGSYLTTMMVTFPKTLQFKMVKTPVFPVIKCSPPEMLPPLCSVMSCSIGYPVFNKSSAEFSIIWQLEEVRFPTKNAVISLNVSNINDGSKPLNVQRDLLVKHSFTAIVTGPKTGIFVNVSEESAQSVDIQYTFHVNGENQFHVPLTLDLQMPVKIKGFNIGTLKAIQKTQNPTQCKNETKPCRSELPIATAKKSLEPCMCVNIQCKMTDDREDITVTAELSLPELNKLIQDTQELIVTGEILYDDSLYRNLKDGYHKAKIPITLLKLEIINTLPVIIGSTIGGILLLLLIIVILVKCGFFKRKYKTAEQDE; translated from the exons CAATTGTTGCTGTATCATGCTTTAATATCGACACTGCCGAAGTTCTGAGCTTCAAGAAGAATGAGAAGTCTCATTTTGGCCTAAAGGTGAAGCAGTATAGCGCTGGATCGGAAAGGGG AGTGTACGTGACCTCGCCTCTAGAAGAGACTGAAGGTAGAAAAGCTGGAGGAGTTTTTAAATGTCCCATCGATTTCAATAACAAAATCAAATGCACACAGATCGATCTAGATCCAG GAGAGGGCCAGCTGCCTGGAACAGCCTACCCAATCGTAACTCTTGCTCAAAATATGGACACTATGGTG GCCTGCCAGCAACGAAAGGGACGACAACACAGAAGCACAACAGAAGAACTAAATGGCGTATGTTTCCTGTTCGAAAAAGGCAGTCACACACAGACattcaccaatattacaaaaaatg CACAAATGTCTTTGCTGGAGAAGaatacaaataacaataataatgttgGAAGAGTTGAGCCTTTAATAAATG ATATAATCTATGCAAAATCCCCAAAAAGTGCCCTGGGAAACGcaaacaataacaacaataacaacaattTGCAAGACGATGGCG ACACAGGTACTGAGATTGCAATAGTTCTAGATGGATCTGGGAGCATATCAAAAGAAGATTTCCAAAAGGCAAAGGATTTTATTTCTAACATGATTACAATGTTCTGGGAGAAGTGTTTGGAG TGTCAATTTGCTGTTGTACAGTATGGTGATATCATCCAAACAGAGTTTGACATTCAGGAAAGTCGGAACGGAAGGTCCATTTTACAAAAGGTTAAAGATATACAGCAAGTGGGAAATGTAACCAAAACAGCCTCTGCCTTATTGCATGTCCT AGATTCAATTTTCACTGAAGAACATGGATCCGTTGAGACAGCCACCAAGATAATACTGGTTTTGACAGATGGAGATATATTCTGGGATCCTGTAGATATAAATGATGTTATGAATAAACCACAGATGACAAATATTGAACGCTTTGTGATTGGG GTTGGAGAGGCATTTGAGAAAGATAAggctttaaaaacactgaaaacaatAGCCTCACAGGGAGAAGAACATCTCTTAACAGTTGATGACTATTCCAAACTGCAAGGACTTCTTACCTCTTTGCAGCAAAAAATTATTGGGATAGAAG GAACCAAAGGAGATGCCCTTGAATTTGAACTCGCGGAGGCTGGATTTTCTGCTCATTTGAAGACCAAA GAATCTATGATCCTTGGTGCAGTTGGTGCTTTTGATTGGTCGGGTGGATTGATGCTTTATCAGATCAACGCCCAGCCCCACAAGATCATATTTCTCAATGAAACCAAGGAGAAAGCATCAGAAGCAAGCTACAGTTACCTGG GGTACAGCGTTACAACGGCAGAAAGGAAACACACATCCCTTTATATCTCTGGTGCCCCTCGGCATTCCAATGTTGGGAAAGTCCTCATTTTTGAAAAGGATATAAGAACCTATCGGCTTTCTCAAGAGCTTAAAGGAGAGCAG ATTGGATCCTACTTTGGTTCTGAGCTGTGCTCTGTGGACATAGACTTTGATAATTACACTGATTTGCTCATGGTGGGAGCACCTTTTTACCATATCAAGGGAGAAGAAGGAAGAGTCTATGTTTATAGACTTAACGATGAG GGTCATCACAAGCTTTTTGACACACTAGAGCAACCGCAGTATCCATTTGCAAGGTTTGGCTATTCCATAGCTAATATTGGTGATATCAGTGGAGATGGATACAAAGACATTGCCATTGGGGCTCCTCTTGAAGGTCATTTGGAAAACCCAGACTCTTTTGGGAGTGTTTATATTTACAATGGAGAAAGCAACGGTATCCGTACCACCCCTTCCCAG AGAATAAGGGCAAGCACTATAAAGAAAGCACCCCGATACTGTCCATACTTTGGCCTGTCCATTGACGGAGGGTTGGATCTCACCAATGATGAATATCCTGATATAGCAGTGGGGTCCCTGGGGAGTCTTATCATTTTAAG GTCTCGTCTAGTTGTTCAATTGAAGGCCAGTGTGGATTTGACACCTAAAATAATTCCTGTTATAAATACCAATACAAGCCTAACTGCAAGACTGTGCTTTACTATAACACCATTTAAACAAAAAG aatttgtaaAATCCCATCTTTATTATGCCGTGGACTTGGATGTCGAAATGAAACAGAAACGTATTGAGTTCAGGAAAGGTGATTCTGGAAAAGGAAAACTCTTCCTTGTAAATGACAATTGCTCAGACCACGTGTTAACTGTACTG CCATGCACCGATTGCTTTACCAGTATTAAAATTAAGGTTTCCTATACCCTGGATTCCGACTTAAATAGGGATCTTCCAGCACCAATACTGGATGTGTACGACCATGCCCACAATCACACGTATTTTGAG ATACCCTATGAAAAGGACTGCAATAATAAGCCTGTCTGCATTCCTAATTTGAAACTGACCACAAAACTTTCTGG GAATGAGCTGATCGTGGGCTACACAAGAGATCTGATTATGACTTTCTCCCTTGTGAATTTTGGAGATGGTTCATACCTGACAACAATGATGGTGACATTCCCCAAAACCCTTCAATTCAAAATGGTAAAAACG CCAGTGTTTCCTGTCATCAAGTGCTCTCCTCCGGAAATGCTTCCCCCATTATGCTCAGTGATGAGCTGCAGCATAGGATATCCTGTGTTCAACAAGTCTTCA GCAGAATTTTCAATCATCTGGCAACTAGAGGAAGTCAGGTTTcctacaaaaaatgcagtcatttCTCTGAATGTTAGCAA cattAATGATGGCTCCAAACCTTTGAATGTGCAAAGGGACCTTCTAGTAAAGCATTCCTTCACTGCTATCGTCACAGG GCCCAAAACAGGAATTTTTGTGAATGTAAGTGAAGAGTCAGCTCAGAGTGTGGACATTCAGTACACCTTTCAT gtaaatggAGAAAATCAGTTTCATGTGCCACTGACTCTGGATCTGCAGATGCCGGTTAAAATAAAAGGTTTCAATATTGGGACTCTTAAAGCCATCCAGAAGACCCAG AACCCAACTCAATGTAAAAATGAAACCAAGCCCTGCAGATCAGAACTTCCGATTGCAACTGCAAAAAAG AGCCTTGAGCCATGCATGTGTGTCAATATCCAGTGCAAAATGACTGATGATCGAGAAGACATAACTGTCACAGCTGAGCTGTCCTTGCCGGAATTGAACAAG CTGATACAAGACACACAAGAGCTGATCGTTACTGGTGAAATTTTGTATGACGATTCATTATATAGGAATCTAAAGGATGGATATCACAAGGCCAAG
- the itgae.L gene encoding integrin alpha-E isoform X2, with protein MRTGIQILAFIFIKTIVAVSCFNIDTAEVLSFKKNEKSHFGLKVKQYSAGSERGVYVTSPLEETEGRKAGGVFKCPIDFNNKIKCTQIDLDPGEGQLPGTAYPIVTLAQNMDTMVACQQRKGRQHRSTTEELNGVCFLFEKGSHTQTFTNITKNAQMSLLEKNTNNNNNVGRVEPLINDIIYAKSPKSALGNANNNNNNNNLQDDGDTGTEIAIVLDGSGSISKEDFQKAKDFISNMITMFWEKCLECQFAVVQYGDIIQTEFDIQESRNGRSILQKVKDIQQVGNVTKTASALLHVLDSIFTEEHGSVETATKIILVLTDGDIFWDPVDINDVMNKPQMTNIERFVIGVGEAFEKDKALKTLKTIASQGEEHLLTVDDYSKLQGLLTSLQQKIIGIEGTKGDALEFELAEAGFSAHLKTKESMILGAVGAFDWSGGLMLYQINAQPHKIIFLNETKEKASEASYSYLGYSVTTAERKHTSLYISGAPRHSNVGKVLIFEKDIRTYRLSQELKGEQIGSYFGSELCSVDIDFDNYTDLLMVGAPFYHIKGEEGRVYVYRLNDEGHHKLFDTLEQPQYPFARFGYSIANIGDISGDGYKDIAIGAPLEGHLENPDSFGSVYIYNGESNGIRTTPSQRIRASTIKKAPRYCPYFGLSIDGGLDLTNDEYPDIAVGSLGSLIILRSRLVVQLKASVDLTPKIIPVINTNTSLTARLCFTITPFKQKEFVKSHLYYAVDLDVEMKQKRIEFRKGDSGKGKLFLVNDNCSDHVLTVLPCTDCFTSIKIKVSYTLDSDLNRDLPAPILDVYDHAHNHTYFEIPYEKDCNNKPVCIPNLKLTTKLSGNELIVGYTRDLIMTFSLVNFGDGSYLTTMMVTFPKTLQFKMVKTPVFPVIKCSPPEMLPPLCSVMSCSIGYPVFNKSSAEFSIIWQLEEVRFPTKNAVISLNVSNINDGSKPLNVQRDLLVKHSFTAIVTGPKTGIFVNVSEESAQSVDIQYTFHVNGENQFHVPLTLDLQMPVKIKGFNIGTLKAIQKTQNPTQCKNETKPCRSELPIATAKKSLEPCMCVNIQCKMTDDREDITVTAELSLPELNKLIQDTQELIVTGEILYDDSLYRNLKDGYHKAKIPITLLKLEIINTLPVIIGSTIGGILLLLLIIVILVKCGFFKRKYKTAEQDE; from the exons CAATTGTTGCTGTATCATGCTTTAATATCGACACTGCCGAAGTTCTGAGCTTCAAGAAGAATGAGAAGTCTCATTTTGGCCTAAAGGTGAAGCAGTATAGCGCTGGATCGGAAAGGGG AGTGTACGTGACCTCGCCTCTAGAAGAGACTGAAGGTAGAAAAGCTGGAGGAGTTTTTAAATGTCCCATCGATTTCAATAACAAAATCAAATGCACACAGATCGATCTAGATCCAG GAGAGGGCCAGCTGCCTGGAACAGCCTACCCAATCGTAACTCTTGCTCAAAATATGGACACTATGGTG GCCTGCCAGCAACGAAAGGGACGACAACACAGAAGCACAACAGAAGAACTAAATGGCGTATGTTTCCTGTTCGAAAAAGGCAGTCACACACAGACattcaccaatattacaaaaaatg CACAAATGTCTTTGCTGGAGAAGaatacaaataacaataataatgttgGAAGAGTTGAGCCTTTAATAAATG ATATAATCTATGCAAAATCCCCAAAAAGTGCCCTGGGAAACGcaaacaataacaacaataacaacaattTGCAAGACGATGGCG ACACAGGTACTGAGATTGCAATAGTTCTAGATGGATCTGGGAGCATATCAAAAGAAGATTTCCAAAAGGCAAAGGATTTTATTTCTAACATGATTACAATGTTCTGGGAGAAGTGTTTGGAG TGTCAATTTGCTGTTGTACAGTATGGTGATATCATCCAAACAGAGTTTGACATTCAGGAAAGTCGGAACGGAAGGTCCATTTTACAAAAGGTTAAAGATATACAGCAAGTGGGAAATGTAACCAAAACAGCCTCTGCCTTATTGCATGTCCT AGATTCAATTTTCACTGAAGAACATGGATCCGTTGAGACAGCCACCAAGATAATACTGGTTTTGACAGATGGAGATATATTCTGGGATCCTGTAGATATAAATGATGTTATGAATAAACCACAGATGACAAATATTGAACGCTTTGTGATTGGG GTTGGAGAGGCATTTGAGAAAGATAAggctttaaaaacactgaaaacaatAGCCTCACAGGGAGAAGAACATCTCTTAACAGTTGATGACTATTCCAAACTGCAAGGACTTCTTACCTCTTTGCAGCAAAAAATTATTGGGATAGAAG GAACCAAAGGAGATGCCCTTGAATTTGAACTCGCGGAGGCTGGATTTTCTGCTCATTTGAAGACCAAA GAATCTATGATCCTTGGTGCAGTTGGTGCTTTTGATTGGTCGGGTGGATTGATGCTTTATCAGATCAACGCCCAGCCCCACAAGATCATATTTCTCAATGAAACCAAGGAGAAAGCATCAGAAGCAAGCTACAGTTACCTGG GGTACAGCGTTACAACGGCAGAAAGGAAACACACATCCCTTTATATCTCTGGTGCCCCTCGGCATTCCAATGTTGGGAAAGTCCTCATTTTTGAAAAGGATATAAGAACCTATCGGCTTTCTCAAGAGCTTAAAGGAGAGCAG ATTGGATCCTACTTTGGTTCTGAGCTGTGCTCTGTGGACATAGACTTTGATAATTACACTGATTTGCTCATGGTGGGAGCACCTTTTTACCATATCAAGGGAGAAGAAGGAAGAGTCTATGTTTATAGACTTAACGATGAG GGTCATCACAAGCTTTTTGACACACTAGAGCAACCGCAGTATCCATTTGCAAGGTTTGGCTATTCCATAGCTAATATTGGTGATATCAGTGGAGATGGATACAAAGACATTGCCATTGGGGCTCCTCTTGAAGGTCATTTGGAAAACCCAGACTCTTTTGGGAGTGTTTATATTTACAATGGAGAAAGCAACGGTATCCGTACCACCCCTTCCCAG AGAATAAGGGCAAGCACTATAAAGAAAGCACCCCGATACTGTCCATACTTTGGCCTGTCCATTGACGGAGGGTTGGATCTCACCAATGATGAATATCCTGATATAGCAGTGGGGTCCCTGGGGAGTCTTATCATTTTAAG GTCTCGTCTAGTTGTTCAATTGAAGGCCAGTGTGGATTTGACACCTAAAATAATTCCTGTTATAAATACCAATACAAGCCTAACTGCAAGACTGTGCTTTACTATAACACCATTTAAACAAAAAG aatttgtaaAATCCCATCTTTATTATGCCGTGGACTTGGATGTCGAAATGAAACAGAAACGTATTGAGTTCAGGAAAGGTGATTCTGGAAAAGGAAAACTCTTCCTTGTAAATGACAATTGCTCAGACCACGTGTTAACTGTACTG CCATGCACCGATTGCTTTACCAGTATTAAAATTAAGGTTTCCTATACCCTGGATTCCGACTTAAATAGGGATCTTCCAGCACCAATACTGGATGTGTACGACCATGCCCACAATCACACGTATTTTGAG ATACCCTATGAAAAGGACTGCAATAATAAGCCTGTCTGCATTCCTAATTTGAAACTGACCACAAAACTTTCTGG GAATGAGCTGATCGTGGGCTACACAAGAGATCTGATTATGACTTTCTCCCTTGTGAATTTTGGAGATGGTTCATACCTGACAACAATGATGGTGACATTCCCCAAAACCCTTCAATTCAAAATGGTAAAAACG CCAGTGTTTCCTGTCATCAAGTGCTCTCCTCCGGAAATGCTTCCCCCATTATGCTCAGTGATGAGCTGCAGCATAGGATATCCTGTGTTCAACAAGTCTTCA GCAGAATTTTCAATCATCTGGCAACTAGAGGAAGTCAGGTTTcctacaaaaaatgcagtcatttCTCTGAATGTTAGCAA cattAATGATGGCTCCAAACCTTTGAATGTGCAAAGGGACCTTCTAGTAAAGCATTCCTTCACTGCTATCGTCACAGG GCCCAAAACAGGAATTTTTGTGAATGTAAGTGAAGAGTCAGCTCAGAGTGTGGACATTCAGTACACCTTTCAT gtaaatggAGAAAATCAGTTTCATGTGCCACTGACTCTGGATCTGCAGATGCCGGTTAAAATAAAAGGTTTCAATATTGGGACTCTTAAAGCCATCCAGAAGACCCAG AACCCAACTCAATGTAAAAATGAAACCAAGCCCTGCAGATCAGAACTTCCGATTGCAACTGCAAAAAAG AGCCTTGAGCCATGCATGTGTGTCAATATCCAGTGCAAAATGACTGATGATCGAGAAGACATAACTGTCACAGCTGAGCTGTCCTTGCCGGAATTGAACAAG CTGATACAAGACACACAAGAGCTGATCGTTACTGGTGAAATTTTGTATGACGATTCATTATATAGGAATCTAAAGGATGGATATCACAAGGCCAAG